A part of Oscillospiraceae bacterium genomic DNA contains:
- a CDS encoding FeoB-associated Cys-rich membrane protein, with protein sequence MKNVITIGIIVIVLGNAIWYLIRNRKKGTKCIGCPSGGCEHCQENQRCKNPF encoded by the coding sequence ATGAAAAATGTAATTACAATCGGAATTATCGTGATTGTGCTTGGAAATGCAATCTGGTATCTTATAAGAAACCGTAAAAAAGGCACAAAATGTATTGGTTGTCCTAGTGGTGGATGTGAACACTGTCAGGAAAACCAGCGTTGTAAGAATCCATTTTAA
- a CDS encoding Mini-ribonuclease 3 yields MNPYQSYSSLTLAYVGDAIYEVFIRTKLTENGDKKVNRLHKEAKNFVSAKAQSQIVEVLLNSLTDDETDIFKRGRNTKVNTKAKNADFKEYHNATGLEALFGYLYLSKDQTRLNELMEQSYQIARELIGEA; encoded by the coding sequence ATGAATCCTTATCAGTCTTATTCTTCTTTAACTCTTGCCTATGTAGGAGATGCAATTTATGAAGTGTTTATCCGCACTAAATTAACCGAAAATGGTGACAAAAAAGTAAATCGTTTACATAAAGAGGCGAAAAACTTTGTCAGCGCAAAGGCACAAAGTCAGATTGTAGAAGTGTTACTAAATAGCCTTACTGATGATGAAACCGATATTTTTAAACGAGGCCGAAATACCAAAGTAAACACCAAAGCGAAAAATGCCGATTTTAAAGAATATCATAATGCGACGGGCTTAGAAGCATTATTCGGTTATTTATATCTTTCTAAAGATCAGACGCGTTTAAACGAGCTGATGGAACAATCTTATCAAATTGCAAGAGAACTAATAGGAGAAGCATAA
- a CDS encoding DUF3343 domain-containing protein codes for MKTSQYLAVFKSLSYAGQIRNRFWSANKPEIIKTPKNLLGGCSYALSFSEEQLKEILHLTKNRKQGFLGIYRLKPNGRYEELTDDLPG; via the coding sequence ATGAAAACTTCTCAATATCTTGCAGTATTTAAGTCCTTATCTTATGCAGGACAAATTCGAAACCGATTCTGGTCAGCAAACAAACCCGAAATAATCAAAACACCAAAAAATCTCTTAGGCGGCTGTTCTTACGCCCTTTCATTTTCTGAAGAACAGTTAAAAGAAATTCTGCATTTAACAAAAAACAGAAAACAAGGTTTTTTGGGGATTTACCGTCTGAAACCAAACGGTCGATATGAGGAATTAACCGATGATTTACCTGGATAA
- a CDS encoding S-layer homology domain-containing protein — protein sequence MIKKILSFVLCFMMLASTMVMGASFTDVTEESHGWAYAAIYDMAQKGIINGISETEFAPDVDVTKVQSMLLIARILGFNTTAVKDNINSIYSVYEEDLAELDTIYGKELAFLVFRGVFTIDEIIDTDLDAPLSREEAALYITKAADGVEDMNNIDVVEDLYADDAEIANKYKKAVYFVRSTALMNGTGENKFSPKSNVTRAQMATLLYRMMDSIDVTLVKGTIDSVNVAEDTAKIYVASKTYDIESDVIIRNRGIEISPMDLYADVAAVVSMVDDKIVTIDTFFEVPEITDTVDGEVKFVNAARSSLQLKNPDTGVLTTYELSGRSKIIVNGANGTLSNVRNGDYAVLDLNQYNKIVNLTISDSVSKISDVTIADIIIEDTHVILELENASGKTSQHTINADNISIKKNGVKTDFSALGIGDKISTVNLKYNRITEIEAFSEIKSTTGTISEIVISADSSVTLMNGNVPSTFKISKDTKFYVFGELKTIYDLRLAQYAKVTLDGVTVSKIEVSTQTQNANATGIVQSVNTTANLVTVINLDGSTSVIYVSPSKTKIIDNGSTSTLSKSIKDIKAGDDITCIGVLTNGVFEAQTIVIIK from the coding sequence ATGATCAAGAAAATTTTATCTTTCGTTCTCTGCTTCATGATGCTGGCGAGCACGATGGTTATGGGAGCATCTTTCACAGATGTTACCGAGGAAAGCCATGGCTGGGCATATGCAGCGATTTACGATATGGCACAGAAGGGAATTATCAACGGTATTTCCGAAACAGAGTTTGCTCCCGATGTTGATGTTACAAAAGTGCAATCGATGCTGTTGATTGCAAGAATTTTAGGATTCAATACAACTGCTGTAAAAGACAATATCAATAGCATCTATTCTGTATATGAAGAAGACTTGGCTGAACTGGATACCATTTACGGAAAAGAATTGGCGTTTTTAGTATTCCGCGGTGTATTCACCATTGATGAAATCATTGACACGGATTTAGACGCACCTTTAAGCCGTGAAGAAGCTGCTCTTTATATTACAAAAGCTGCAGACGGCGTAGAAGATATGAATAATATCGACGTAGTGGAAGACCTGTATGCAGACGACGCGGAAATTGCCAACAAATATAAAAAAGCAGTATACTTTGTACGTAGCACCGCATTAATGAATGGTACCGGAGAAAATAAATTTTCTCCTAAATCTAATGTTACCCGCGCACAGATGGCAACTTTATTATACCGTATGATGGATAGCATTGATGTTACTTTGGTAAAAGGTACCATTGATAGTGTAAACGTTGCGGAAGATACTGCTAAAATCTATGTAGCATCCAAAACTTATGACATCGAATCCGATGTCATAATCAGAAATCGCGGTATTGAAATCTCTCCCATGGATTTATATGCTGACGTTGCCGCTGTAGTATCTATGGTGGACGACAAAATTGTTACCATTGATACCTTTTTTGAAGTTCCTGAAATCACCGATACTGTTGATGGCGAAGTGAAATTTGTAAATGCTGCACGGAGCTCCTTACAGCTGAAAAATCCTGACACCGGCGTGCTGACTACTTACGAACTTTCCGGCAGATCTAAAATCATTGTAAATGGTGCAAACGGAACTTTATCCAACGTAAGAAACGGAGATTACGCTGTTTTAGATTTAAATCAATACAATAAAATTGTGAACTTGACTATTTCTGATTCTGTTTCTAAAATTTCTGATGTAACCATCGCTGATATTATTATCGAAGATACTCACGTTATTTTAGAGTTGGAAAACGCTTCCGGTAAAACCTCTCAGCATACCATTAATGCAGATAATATTTCTATCAAAAAGAACGGCGTAAAAACTGATTTCTCTGCACTCGGCATTGGTGATAAAATTTCTACCGTAAATTTAAAATACAACAGAATCACCGAAATCGAAGCATTTTCTGAAATCAAATCCACTACCGGAACTATTTCTGAAATTGTAATTTCTGCAGATTCCAGCGTTACCTTGATGAATGGTAATGTTCCCAGTACCTTTAAAATCAGTAAAGATACTAAATTCTATGTATTTGGCGAATTAAAAACCATTTATGATTTAAGACTTGCTCAATATGCAAAAGTTACTTTAGACGGCGTAACCGTATCTAAGATTGAGGTTTCCACTCAGACTCAGAATGCAAATGCAACCGGTATCGTTCAGTCTGTTAACACAACTGCAAACTTAGTAACTGTTATCAATTTGGATGGTTCTACTTCCGTAATTTATGTAAGTCCCAGCAAAACTAAAATTATTGATAACGGTTCTACCAGCACACTCTCTAAATCCATTAAAGACATTAAAGCAGGTGACGATATTACCTGTATCGGTGTTCTGACTAACGGTGTGTTTGAAGCACAAACTATCGTTATTATTAAGTAA
- the galE gene encoding UDP-glucose 4-epimerase GalE — translation MKILVTGGAGYIGSHTVLLLLENGYDVVVVDNLCNSSFESLKRVMELTGKSLDFYECDINDYDQLDDIFSKHEISSVIHFAGLKAVGESVSIPLRYYENNLTGTFTLLEVMIKHNVKKMVFSSSATVYGDPAKVPITEDMPNSATNPYGRTKLFLEQILSDVYVSDPEFSISLLRYFNPVGAHHSGRIGENPKGIPNNLMPYITQVASGKLKELSVFGGDYNTHDGTGVRDFIHVMDLSMGHLKAIEYIQNKKGVFVHNLGTGTGYSVLDIIKAFEEANGIKIAHKIVDRRPGDIAECYADPTKAREELGWEATKDIVDMCRDAWNWQKQNPNGFEG, via the coding sequence ATGAAAATCTTAGTAACCGGCGGAGCCGGATATATTGGAAGCCACACTGTTTTACTTCTACTGGAAAATGGCTACGATGTTGTGGTGGTGGATAACTTATGCAACAGTAGTTTTGAATCTTTGAAAAGGGTTATGGAATTAACCGGAAAATCCTTAGACTTTTATGAATGTGATATTAATGATTACGATCAGTTGGATGATATTTTTTCCAAACACGAAATTTCTTCTGTCATTCATTTTGCAGGCTTAAAAGCGGTAGGGGAATCAGTTTCCATTCCGCTTCGCTATTACGAAAACAATTTAACCGGCACATTCACATTGCTGGAAGTTATGATAAAACACAACGTGAAGAAAATGGTATTCTCGTCTTCGGCAACTGTTTACGGTGATCCCGCTAAAGTTCCGATTACTGAAGATATGCCTAATTCTGCAACCAATCCGTATGGCAGAACAAAATTATTCTTAGAGCAGATTTTATCCGATGTTTATGTATCGGATCCTGAATTTTCTATTTCTTTGCTTCGTTATTTTAATCCCGTTGGTGCACATCACAGTGGTAGAATCGGAGAAAATCCCAAAGGAATCCCTAACAACTTAATGCCGTATATTACTCAGGTTGCTTCCGGCAAATTAAAAGAACTGAGCGTGTTTGGCGGCGACTATAATACTCACGACGGTACAGGCGTGAGAGACTTTATCCACGTTATGGATTTGTCTATGGGACATTTAAAAGCAATTGAATATATTCAGAATAAAAAAGGTGTTTTTGTACATAATTTGGGCACCGGTACCGGATATAGTGTCCTGGATATTATTAAAGCTTTTGAAGAAGCAAATGGTATTAAAATTGCGCATAAAATTGTTGACCGTCGACCCGGTGACATTGCAGAATGTTATGCTGATCCCACAAAAGCAAGAGAAGAATTAGGTTGGGAAGCAACCAAAGACATTGTGGATATGTGTCGAGATGCGTGGAATTGGCAAAAGCAAAATCCCAATGGATTTGAAGGCTAA
- a CDS encoding tRNA 2-thiocytidine biosynthesis protein TtcA produces the protein MRKMLSYLRRAIDDYHMIAENDVIAVGISGGKDSIVLFQAMIQLKRFYPVPFQLMGITVDLGFDIPLETAEIQKLAEKHGIHYHVIKTQIKEIVFDIRKEENPCSLCAKLRKGALMDYAKQLGCNKVALGHHYDDVVETFFMKLFYEGNIGCFSPVTYLSRRDITQIRPLIFAPEAEIKSTAERLELPVFKNPCPNDGESKRQEIKDLIYDLRKDYPDLKEKVFGGLCRAKLSGFTDERTPRKKSK, from the coding sequence ATGAGAAAGATGCTCAGTTACTTGCGACGAGCGATTGACGATTATCATATGATCGCAGAAAACGACGTAATTGCCGTTGGAATATCAGGTGGAAAAGACTCTATTGTTTTATTTCAGGCGATGATTCAGTTAAAACGGTTTTATCCCGTACCCTTTCAGCTGATGGGAATCACTGTGGATTTAGGTTTTGATATTCCCTTAGAAACTGCTGAAATCCAAAAGCTAGCAGAAAAACACGGTATCCACTATCACGTCATCAAAACACAAATCAAAGAAATTGTGTTTGATATCAGAAAAGAAGAAAATCCATGTTCCTTATGCGCCAAGCTTCGAAAAGGAGCACTTATGGATTATGCAAAACAGTTAGGATGCAACAAAGTGGCATTAGGGCATCACTATGACGATGTGGTGGAAACCTTTTTTATGAAGCTCTTTTATGAAGGGAATATCGGTTGCTTCTCCCCTGTTACCTACTTAAGCAGACGGGATATCACTCAGATAAGACCGTTAATTTTTGCTCCCGAAGCAGAAATCAAATCCACCGCAGAACGACTGGAATTGCCTGTGTTTAAAAATCCCTGCCCCAATGACGGGGAAAGCAAACGTCAGGAAATTAAGGATTTGATTTATGATTTGCGAAAAGATTATCCTGATTTAAAAGAGAAAGTATTTGGTGGTTTATGCCGTGCAAAACTATCCGGTTTTACGGATGAAAGAACGCCCCGAAAAAAATCGAAATAA
- a CDS encoding ferrous iron transport protein A: protein MNLKEALESKEYTILEICTDDEELDAFLFSLGCYAGEKITVISQKKKGCTVAIKDSRYHLDEQLAQAILIL, encoded by the coding sequence GTGAATTTAAAAGAAGCGTTAGAATCAAAAGAATATACCATTTTGGAAATTTGCACGGATGATGAAGAATTAGATGCGTTTTTATTTTCCCTTGGTTGTTATGCAGGTGAAAAAATCACGGTAATCTCTCAGAAGAAAAAAGGATGTACTGTTGCCATTAAAGATAGCCGATACCATCTGGATGAGCAGTTGGCTCAGGCAATTTTAATTTTATAA
- a CDS encoding aminotransferase class V-fold PLP-dependent enzyme — MIYLDNAATSHPKPFAVKKAVWNALSHSVNVGRNSSRLSFYYADKILSVRENIGKLLGIFNVENIVFTMNASYGLNFALKGFLPDGGEVVTTATEHNSVLRQLCSNSKYRLTLLPSQKDNTPDFRKLPKCEIPYQGLLIVNVASNVTGRILPYREIYQKANQSGWTLLFDFSQAIGNIDVNLSKMNHTMAVFSGHKSLLGPQGTGVLYVSEDISLSPVLEGGTGSLSNDFHQPDFLPDQFEVGTLNTPGILGLGEGIQFVLQETPAKLLSHKRELCKLVYEKLRQIPTIKLYHGGNFSDYVGILSFNIGSLYSEEVASLLSKEYGISTRGGFHCAPLMHRELGTNAQGTVRISPGYCTTKKEIRKFIDAIYRISKNYAL, encoded by the coding sequence ATGATTTACCTGGATAATGCAGCAACCAGCCATCCGAAGCCCTTTGCTGTGAAAAAAGCAGTGTGGAATGCCCTGTCTCATTCGGTGAATGTGGGCAGAAATTCTTCCCGGCTTTCCTTTTATTATGCCGATAAAATTTTATCTGTCCGCGAAAACATCGGAAAATTACTTGGGATTTTCAATGTTGAAAATATTGTGTTTACCATGAATGCCAGTTACGGACTGAATTTTGCTCTAAAAGGCTTTTTGCCGGATGGTGGAGAGGTTGTAACCACTGCAACAGAACACAATTCAGTGTTACGGCAATTATGTTCCAACTCAAAATATCGGCTCACACTTTTACCGAGCCAAAAAGACAACACACCGGATTTTAGGAAATTACCGAAATGCGAAATTCCCTATCAGGGATTGCTGATTGTAAATGTGGCATCCAATGTAACAGGACGAATACTTCCCTATCGGGAAATTTATCAGAAAGCCAACCAATCGGGTTGGACGCTGCTATTTGATTTTTCTCAGGCAATCGGAAATATTGATGTGAATTTAAGCAAAATGAATCACACAATGGCGGTCTTCAGCGGACATAAATCATTGCTCGGACCTCAAGGAACAGGAGTTCTGTATGTTTCGGAGGATATTTCCCTTTCTCCTGTGTTAGAAGGCGGAACAGGAAGTCTGTCAAACGATTTTCATCAGCCTGATTTTTTACCCGACCAATTTGAGGTGGGAACTTTGAACACTCCCGGTATTTTAGGATTGGGAGAAGGAATTCAGTTTGTTTTACAAGAAACTCCTGCCAAACTTCTTTCTCATAAACGGGAATTATGCAAGCTTGTCTATGAAAAGTTACGGCAAATTCCTACCATAAAATTGTATCACGGCGGCAATTTTTCAGATTATGTAGGAATTTTGTCTTTTAATATCGGTTCTCTTTATTCAGAAGAAGTGGCTTCCCTGCTTTCCAAAGAATATGGTATCAGCACCAGAGGCGGTTTTCACTGTGCTCCTCTAATGCATCGAGAACTTGGAACAAATGCCCAAGGCACCGTCAGAATCAGTCCCGGATATTGCACCACTAAAAAAGAAATCAGAAAATTTATCGATGCAATTTATCGAATCTCTAAAAATTACGCTCTTTGA
- a CDS encoding ferrous iron transporter B translates to MKIAFAGNPNSGKTTMYNALTGQNEKVGNWAGVTVDKKEHRIKKTYCPNGMDLVAVDLPGAYSMSPFTSEESITRDYVQKENPDVLINIVDATNLSRSLFFTTQLLELGIPTVIALNKSDINEKKQTVINVEELSKQLNCPVVETTSTTSEGLDQLILAAVNQVGQPQKAPYSQERIDFSDKKAVRDADKKRFRFVNLIVSAVESRKIRSMDSTISDKIDDIITNKWVGLPIFAVVMWFVFFVSQAWLGPWLADEILCPAIDSFGELVAGWMEGTAPILQTVVVDGIVGGFSAVVGFLPLVMVMYFLIALLEDCGYMARATVVLDPIFKKVGLSGKSVIPFVIGTGCAIPGIMACRTIRNERERRATAMLAPFMPCGAKLPVIALFAGVFFGDNPWIGTIMYFVGILLIFLGALLVNKIVGYRVKKSFFMIELPEYKAPSVKRAFLSMCSRGWAYIVKAGTIILVCNALVTIMQGYGWNLQPTDDVNSSILASISSPIAFLLIPLGFGVWQMAAASVTGFIAKENVVGTLASVYGISNFINTEELTMVEGSAANIAGVLGITAAAGLACLVFNLFTPPCFAAIGAMNAELKSKKWLFGGLALQLGTGYTMAFLVYQLGTLFTTGHMGEAFIPGLLAVLVMVLIVIGLIVRTNHKLQEEKRVKQTV, encoded by the coding sequence ATGAAAATTGCATTTGCCGGAAATCCGAATTCCGGAAAAACAACAATGTATAATGCACTGACCGGTCAAAACGAAAAGGTAGGAAACTGGGCAGGCGTTACAGTGGACAAAAAGGAACATCGTATCAAAAAAACATATTGTCCGAACGGAATGGATCTTGTTGCCGTAGATTTACCCGGCGCATATTCCATGTCCCCTTTTACATCCGAAGAATCTATTACAAGAGACTATGTGCAAAAAGAAAATCCGGATGTTTTAATTAATATTGTGGATGCAACCAATCTGAGTCGTAGTTTATTTTTCACAACCCAGTTGCTTGAACTGGGAATTCCGACAGTAATCGCACTAAACAAAAGTGATATCAATGAGAAAAAACAGACTGTTATCAATGTGGAAGAGTTATCCAAACAATTAAACTGCCCTGTGGTGGAAACAACCTCAACCACATCAGAAGGTCTGGATCAACTGATTTTGGCTGCGGTTAATCAGGTTGGACAACCCCAGAAAGCTCCCTACTCACAGGAACGCATTGATTTTTCTGATAAAAAGGCAGTGAGAGATGCTGATAAAAAGCGTTTTCGGTTTGTCAATTTAATTGTGTCCGCTGTGGAAAGCAGAAAAATCCGGAGTATGGATTCCACCATCAGCGATAAGATTGACGATATTATCACAAATAAATGGGTTGGTCTCCCTATTTTTGCCGTTGTGATGTGGTTTGTATTCTTTGTATCTCAGGCGTGGCTTGGTCCCTGGCTGGCAGACGAAATTTTATGTCCTGCTATTGACAGTTTCGGGGAGCTTGTTGCAGGCTGGATGGAAGGCACTGCGCCGATTCTGCAAACAGTTGTTGTGGACGGAATCGTTGGCGGTTTTAGTGCAGTTGTTGGATTTTTACCTTTAGTTATGGTGATGTATTTCTTAATTGCGCTATTAGAAGATTGCGGTTATATGGCAAGAGCAACAGTTGTGCTGGATCCCATCTTTAAAAAAGTGGGACTTTCCGGAAAATCCGTCATTCCCTTTGTCATCGGAACCGGTTGTGCGATTCCGGGAATTATGGCTTGCCGTACCATCCGTAATGAAAGAGAAAGACGGGCAACTGCAATGCTCGCCCCCTTTATGCCCTGCGGTGCAAAACTTCCCGTTATCGCATTATTTGCAGGCGTATTTTTTGGAGATAACCCCTGGATTGGGACAATTATGTACTTTGTTGGAATTCTGTTAATCTTCCTGGGTGCACTTCTGGTGAATAAAATTGTTGGTTACCGGGTGAAAAAATCATTTTTCATGATTGAGTTACCGGAATATAAGGCACCTTCTGTGAAACGTGCATTTCTTTCCATGTGTTCACGTGGTTGGGCATATATTGTGAAAGCAGGAACCATTATTTTAGTATGTAATGCTCTGGTTACCATTATGCAAGGATACGGATGGAATTTACAACCCACTGATGATGTGAATTCCTCTATATTGGCATCTATTTCTTCTCCCATTGCCTTTTTGTTAATTCCCCTGGGATTTGGTGTATGGCAAATGGCAGCTGCGTCTGTGACCGGCTTTATCGCAAAAGAAAACGTGGTAGGAACCTTAGCATCCGTATATGGCATTTCCAATTTTATCAATACCGAAGAATTGACAATGGTAGAAGGGTCCGCAGCAAATATTGCAGGTGTGTTAGGAATTACTGCTGCTGCAGGACTCGCCTGCTTAGTATTCAACTTATTCACGCCTCCCTGTTTTGCTGCAATCGGTGCGATGAATGCAGAACTAAAAAGCAAAAAATGGTTGTTCGGTGGTTTGGCATTGCAACTTGGTACCGGATACACTATGGCATTTTTAGTATATCAGCTGGGAACTTTATTTACTACCGGACATATGGGCGAAGCTTTTATTCCCGGATTGCTGGCAGTGTTGGTAATGGTGCTTATTGTGATTGGACTTATTGTACGTACCAACCATAAACTTCAGGAAGAAAAACGTGTGAAACAAACCGTTTAG
- a CDS encoding flavodoxin family protein, which produces MKKIIAINASPNMNGNTAHLLSLLGEEIKKQNVSYEIIHIGEELGKLNLPYCICCSSPCNRSCYLGTSFEEAMNKTMDADGVIFASPVYFGTMSAQLKCFFDKTRDARAKKAFMGKPACAVSVGATKYGGQQSTIRAIQDCCMVLGFSIVTDADETGCGHFGLSAQRPSCEDQYALARIPVLAKRMCREVLK; this is translated from the coding sequence GTGAAAAAAATTATTGCGATTAATGCAAGCCCGAATATGAATGGAAACACCGCGCATCTTCTATCTTTGCTGGGTGAAGAAATCAAAAAACAGAACGTTTCTTATGAAATAATACATATTGGGGAAGAATTAGGAAAACTAAACCTTCCCTACTGTATTTGTTGTTCTTCTCCTTGCAATCGCTCCTGCTATTTAGGAACCTCTTTTGAAGAAGCAATGAACAAAACAATGGATGCTGATGGTGTTATTTTTGCAAGTCCCGTTTATTTCGGCACAATGAGCGCTCAGCTGAAATGTTTTTTTGATAAGACCAGAGATGCTCGCGCAAAAAAAGCATTTATGGGAAAACCTGCCTGTGCAGTAAGTGTTGGTGCCACAAAATACGGGGGACAACAATCAACCATACGAGCTATTCAGGATTGTTGTATGGTTTTAGGGTTTTCCATTGTTACTGACGCAGATGAAACCGGCTGCGGACATTTTGGATTAAGTGCCCAACGTCCTTCCTGCGAAGATCAGTATGCATTGGCAAGAATTCCTGTTTTGGCAAAAAGAATGTGTCGGGAAGTTTTAAAGTAA